The Desulfotignum balticum DSM 7044 sequence AGGTCAGCGGGTAGCGCCTTTCAAAGCCCAGAACATGTCCAATAATTCCGGCATCACCCCGGAAGGCCTGGAGATCGGCCGGGCACAGATCGTTCAGGCCGAGGCGGCCCGGATCGCACCCCATGTACACATGAATCCCATTTTGTTGAAACCGTTTGGAGACAAACAATCTCAGGTCGTTCTGAACGGAAAGGTTCACGGCAACCACACAGCCATGGATTACCATACCAGAAAAGCATTTTATTTTGAAAAAGCGTGTCAGGCGTTTGACGCCCTGGCTGCCGGATATGACCGCATCGTTCTGGAAGGGGCCGGATCCTGTGCCGAAGTCAACCTCATGGACACGGACATTGTCAATTTCCCCATGGCCCGATATGCCGATGCCGATGTCATTTTAACCGCAGACATTCACCGGGGCGGGGTCTTCGCCCAGGTGGTGGGGACCCTGGCCTGCCTGCCGGATGATTATCGTGACATGGTCAAAGGGATCATTATCAACCGGTTCCGGGGAGATATCGATTTGTTCAGACAAGGCATGGCTTGGATTGAACAGCACACCGGCAAACCGGTTTTAGGGGTGTTGCCCTGGTATTCTCATTTTAAAATTGATGCCGAAGATTCGGTTGAAATAGAAAAAATAAATGATTTCAAGTTATTAGAAAAAAACATTCCTGCTGTTGCTATCTTAAGACTGCCCCACATCGCCAATTTCACCGATTTTCATGCCCTGGCCAGAATCCATGGCCTGCAAACGGTTTTCATTGATTCGCCAAAACAGCTGGACCGGTTTACCGCCATCATCATTCCGGGTTCCAAAAATACCCGAAAAGACTTAACCTGGGTCATGGAACGGTTTGAAACTCCGCTGAATGACTATGTGCGCAAGGGCGGCCATGTTTTCGGCATCTGCGGCGGATACCAGATGCTGGGACAATGGGTAAAAGATCCAAACGGGCTGGAAGGTTCCCCGGGACAGACCCGGGGACTGGGACTGCTGCCGGTCCAAACCCTGCTGCAATCCCCCAAAACCACCACATTAAGCGAGTTCAGATGGGGCGATGCCTATGGCAGAGGATATGAAATTCACATGGGTGCCACGCAGCTGACCGGCGGCGTTCCGTTTATCCGCATTGTTTCCAGAAATGGCATCCCCGTAAAAGAAACCGACGGATGCCTGGCAGACAATGGTCAAGTGGCCGGTACTTATGTTCACGGATTTTTTGATTTCAACACCATTATCAAAAAATGGTTTGATTTAATCGGATTGGCTCATCCTTTGGATTTTTCAATTGACGCAGCCATTGAAAAAGACAAGGATTACGATCATCTGAAAAAACATATGGAAACCTATCTGGATCTGGAAGCGCTGATTTAAAAAAACAGGGCAATACAATGACTTGATTGTTTCAATGATTCAACATGATCTGAAACAATGGAGAATGCACCGCGCCTTGCGGTTGAAGCCGGCTTTTGTACAAGACAAGGCGGTTAACCGGAAACGCATGCGAAGAGTTGCTTTCAAAACGCTTGATCACAGAAATCATATCATGCGGCCGGACCGGTTTTTTAATACGCGCCAGAGTAATATGCGGAAAAAATGGCCGGGATTGCGCCGGAATACCCATGGGGTGAAGCTTTTTTTCCAAATCCGTCACAACCTGCATCAGATGTTCTGTCTGTTCATGAATACTGATCCATACGATCCGGGCGTTTCTGACATTAGGAAAGACACCGATACCCCCGGCTGTCAGAGTAAATGCCGGATATGCGCCGGAAAATGCCGCCATGACAGATTGAAGGGGTATCAGCAACTCCCTGGGGATCGGACCTAAAAATTTCAGTGTCAAATGAAATCTCTCCGGATTGGGCCAGGCAGCAAGCCATCCGGCTGATTTAAGTTCCGACTGGATATCTGATAAAAACCGTTTGACAGCATCCGGCAACGGTATGGCAATAAACGTCCGGACAACATCTGACGATTCAGCCATGACGCTTGTTTTTGAATCCCAGAAGCACCCGGTAGGGTCCCGGTGTTCCCTGGGGAACAAATGCCACACGATCCTGATCTTTGAGAACCGTTGAAAAAGGCTGGACACGGCCGTTCACAAACACCACTTCCACATCCTCGGGGGTCAGCTGCATCTGCTGCACCAGCATTTCAGCGGTGGTACCATCCGGAATGGACAATGAGACATTGGAAAAAGGCAGATTATTCTGCTGAAGTTTTTTTTGTAAAAATGAAAATGCATTAAACGTAATTGTCGGCATGATTATTCTCCTTTTGATTCATTTTATCCAATGCCTGAAATATTCTCAATTGAAAAAATATGAAACTTCTGCCTATATGTAACAAATGCGTCTTCGTTTGATCATAATGATTCTGGCAATCTTTGCTTTTTTATCCGTATCCACGGGAGGATGGCTGTTTTATTATTCGTTTCGTAAAGCCAGCATTCAGACCGGGGAAACCCAGGCGGTTGCACAGCTGAAACTGCTGACCGACCAGTTGGCGACGTCCCTGTCTGAACACATCAAATCCGTTCGTGTGCTGTCCCGGATCAAAGAACTGGAAACCGTTCTTGTGGACACAAACCTTGAAACCCTTTTCAAAGCCAACCAGATTCTGGATATGTTTACCCGATCCCTGGAACTGGATGTCAGCTATCTGATGGACCTGAAGGGCAATACCATCTGTTCGAGCAACCGGAATCAGTTCGACAGTTTTGTGGGCCATGATTTTTCTTTCAGACCCTATTTCACATCCGCCATCCAGGGGCAACCGGACAGTTACCTCGCCCTTGGCGTCACTTCCATGAAACGGGGGGTCTATTACAGCCATCCGGTGTATCATCCCGAGAAACAGGAAATCATCGGAGTGGCCGTGATAAAATCTTCCATTGAGTTTCTGGAAACCACTTTGTTTTCCAACCCGGAACATCTGCTTTTCTTTGTCAGCCCCAATGGCATCATTTTCATCAGCAATCAATCCCGATACCGGTTTAAACTGCTGTGGCCTGTGGACAATGAAACAAAAGACCAGATTGTCCAGTCCCGTCAATTCGGCAACGGCCCCTGGGGCTGGTCCGGATTCCGCCGGACACAGACCAAAGACCGGGTCACGGATCAAAACAAAGAGGCATATCTATATACCTCTTTGTCAGTACCCCGGTATCCTGACTGGCGCGTGGTGTCTTTGAAAAACAAAAAACTGCTTGAAAAGCAGTTCTCCGCCCCGTTCATCAAAGGGATCGGCCCGGGGGTGATCTTTATTACCAGTCTGGCGGGCATCCTGGTTTTTTTTCTGTATCAACAGGCCGCCAAAGAAATCAGTCAGCGAAAAACAGCCGAGGAAAAACTGCGGATCAGTGAGGAGAGATATCGACATATTTACCATAAAACGCCGATCATGCTCCATTCCATTGATACCAAAGGAAGAATTATCCGGGTGTCCGATCACTGGGTGGATGTCATGGGATATGATCGAGATGAGGTCATCGGCCGGCATTTGACGGATTTTTTCACTCCGGAATCCAAAAAATTTGCCTTGTCAAAGGTCTTTCCCCAATTTTTCAACACCGGGTTTTTCAAAGATATCCCCTATACCTATGTGAAAAAAAGCAAAGATAAAATGGATATTCTTCTTTCCAGTTACGGGGTCAGAGATGAGACGGGCCGGGTAGTTCGTTCTTTGGCAGTAAGTGTGGATGTGACGGAAAAAAACCGAACCCAGAAAGATCTGGAACATGCCAAGGAAAAACTGGCCCGATACTCCCATGATCTGGAAAAACAGGTGCGCCTGAGAACGGCACAACTGGAAAAAGCCCAGAGCAGCCTGAAAAATTTATCCAAAAACATCATTGCTTCCCAGGAACGGGAAAAAGAACAGGTGGCCCGGGAGCTTCATGACCATCTGGGGCAGGTATTGACCGCATTACGCATCGATGTGATGTGGGTGAAAAACCATTTTACATCTTCTCCGGATCAGGCCGTGGACCGGGCCGAAAAAATGAGTCTGCTCATTGACAAAACCATTCAGGACGTCAGGGATATGGCTTATCGGCTCCGCCCCAGGGTGCTGGATGACCTGGGCTTGTCAGATGCACTGGAATCTTTGGTATCTGATTTTGAAAAACGATCCAATGTCTCCTGTGTCTTTCGCCGGGATGTCATCCCGCAGATCGATAAAACGCTGGCCACCGCCCTTTACCGAATCGGCCAGGAAGCGGTCACCAATGCCATCCGCCATGCAAAAGCCACCACCATCATTGTTGAATTGAGAACCGATGCCAAAGGGCTGGTATTGACGGTGGAAGACAACGGTATCGGCTTTAATCCAGACGAAAGCAGAACCGGCTTCGGACTGGAAGGCATGATGGAACGGGCCAATCTGGCAGGCGGATGGCTGGACATTACGTCGCAAATAGGCAGCGGAACCCGAATCACCTGCAAGGTAAACGTGGAGGGATGGTCATGATCACTGTGTTGCTGGCCGACGATCACAGTATTGTCAGAGACGGATTGCGGCGGGTTCTGGAAGACAGCTCCGACATCAAGGTCATTGCCGAAGCGTCCGATGGAGAAACCGCTTTTGATCTGGCCATGACAAAACAACCGGATGTGGCTGTTATCGACATATCCATGCCCGGCATGGATGGGCTGGAAGTGGTGGCGCGCATGAACAGTTACTGCCCCAAAATCCCGGTACTTATTTTAACCATGCATGAGGAAGAACAATATGTGATCCGGGCCATGGAAGCCGGCGCCATGGGATATGTCACCAAACAGTCCGCACCCGAGCAGCTGGTGGCGGCAGTGAAAAAAATTCATTCCGGGGGTCGGTATCTGACGGAAAAAGCCAGTGAAGCCTTGGCCCTGCGTTTCATTCGGGGCGACAAAAACAAACACGCCATGGAATCTTTATCCATGCGCGAACTCCAGGTATTGCGCAAACTGGCCACGGGAAGTACGAACCGGGAAATTGCCATTACTTACAATATCAGTGTTAAAACCGTGGATACTTATCGGTCCAGGCTCTTGAAAAAACTGAACCTGAGAAACAACGCGGATCTGTCCAGATATGCCATACAGAATCGCCTGGTGGAATTTTAATCCGACAGATTCAGCCGGGAAAAATTGGTGAAGATTTTATTTAACGTGGATTTACACTGGGCCATCTCCTCGTGAGAAATCCCCTGTTCCGCTTCCACAAGCATCTCCATGACCATGGCAATTAAATCATCCCGAAAAGATTTGGCTTTGTGTGTCAGATAAACCAGTTTGCTGCGCTTGTCGGACCGGTCCGGCACACGAAGCACGATATTCTTTTTTTCCAGCACATTGAGCAACCGGGTGATGGCTGCCTTGTCCTTGACCGACACGTTGGAAAGTTCCTGCTGGGTTTGTCCGTCTTTTCGGTATAAATGAACCAGAATGCTCCATTGTTCATAACTGACATCAAATCCGGCATCTGCAAATTTTTTGGTCAGCCGTTTAATGATGGCCCGGGAAGTTCTGCCCACCAGATAGGCAATGGATGTGTCAATAACCCGTTCAAATGTTTCCAGTTCCAGCGTATCCGAAGGGGAAGCCGTAAATTCAGGTACCAATTGAGTCTGTTTCATGTCTATTTTTTCCATTACCGTGGTAATTGTCAGCGATTTTGGTAAGTTTGGACTTAATATGACTGAAAAAAGTTGATATGGCAACTAAATTTTGCTCGCCAGAACAATGGGCATAAAAAAAGCCGCTTCCCCCGGAAGCATGGATCGCTCGAGGAAAACGGCTTTTTGCCGGACAAAAACAGGCCGGATCAGGCAGCTGATTTTCTGGAAAACAGATTTTTCAAAGAAGAAATCCAGATTCCGCTGAGAAACCAGGAATAGATATATGTACCGATAATAATGGCAACAAACGCTTTGACAATGTCCATGGGGCTGCCGTCCAGGGAGAATCCGGGCACGTATCCGAAAAGAAGGGGGCCCAGATAAAGAAATTTGGCAAATTTAAAAGAGGTAAACGCGGTTTTCCACATATTGGCTTTAGCAATAGTGGCACCGGCAAACGCGGCAATGCACACCGGTGGGGTGATATTGGAATCCTGGGACAGCCAGTATACGATCATATGAGCCGCCAGCTCGTTCACGCCCAGGTGGGTCAGGGCCGGCACCGCCACCACGGCAGTCACCAGATACGCGGCCGTCACCGGAACCCCCATGCCCAGCACCAGAGAGGCCAGGGCCACCAAAAGAATGGTGAGCAGCAAAGACCCGCCTGCCAGATCGATCATAATGTCGGCAAAGGTCAGAATCAGGCCGGAAAACGTCAATACCCCGATAATAATCCCGATGACGCCCACGGTGGCACCGATTTTCAGACTGTTTTCTGTGCCTTCCCGGGCCGCTTCCACAAACCGCTTAGGGCCGATGCGGGTTTCCTTTCTCACCCATGAGATCGCAATACAGGTGATCAGACCCAGAATCGCGGAATAGGCCGGAGAAAATCCATACAGCATGAACACCGTGATAATCACCAGCGGCATAATGTAAAACCACTGCTTCTTGAAAATTTCCATGGCACTGAATTTGGATTTTTCCCCCACCACGTTGTCTTTTTTGGCTTCATAATGCACCATGACAAACACGGAAAAAAAATACATAAAAGCCGGAAATATGGCCACCAGCATGATGTGGGAATAAGGCAGCCCGGTCAGTTCCGCCATGATAAAACCGCCGGCCCCCATGATGGGCGGCATGAACATCCCGCCGATTGACGCGGCCGGTTCGATAGCACCGGCCACATGGGGCCGGAATCCGGCTTTTTTCATCATGGGAATGGTGAACATGCCCGTGGACACGGTATTGGCAATGGCACTGCCGGAAATGGAGCCGAACAGGCCCGAAGCGATGACCGATACTTTTCCGGGACCTCCGATGCGGTGGCCCACCGCCGCCAGGGGCCAGTCAATGAAAAATTTCTGGGCCCCGGATTTTTCCAGAAACGCGCCGAACAGCACAAACAAGATCACATAAGTGGCCAGCACACTGGCCATGATCCCGAACACCCCATCACTTTTATAGAAGATACTGACACACAACTCCGTGAACGGGGCCCCGGCATGGGAGATCAGATCCGGGGCCTTGTATCCGTAAACCCCGTAAACCAGAAACACCACCCCCATGATGACAAACACGTTGCCCACCACCCGCCGGGCCAGCTCGATCCCGATAAGCACCCCCACAATGGCGAAAACTGCATCCACCGGGGTTTCTGCCCCGGTCCGGTAGTTGATAGCCTCAAACATGATAATCCAGTATCCGACACAGACAACCGACAAAACAATCAGAATATAGTCCAGAATCCGGCCAATCGTGGTTTTTGCCTTATAGAGCAGGAAGACCAGCACATACGTTATGATAACATACACACCCCGGTGATACTGAGTGGCCATGGGCTGGACCACGGCCGCCCATGCGTAGAACAGCACCAGTGTCACCGCACAGATATCAAAAAAAATTTTCTCGAATCGATTTAATTTATGGTACACAATCCGCTTTCCTATTTGCTGATATGGTTGTCACAGGCATACCGGTCCAAAAAAAATTACCGGACACCAGACGTCCTTGTCCCGTGTCCGGTATTTCTAATAAAAAGGGTCAGGCTGCTGTATTACAAAACCCCTTTTTCTTTCCAGAATTTCTCAGCACCCGGATGAAACGGGGTGACGACGCCGGTGGGGCCGGATTCAATAGACATGCTTTTAAACGTTTTTTTCTGGGAAACCATATGGGCCAGTCCCTCGTCGGTATAGATGAGAGACAGCATCTCATAGACGGCATCGGCAGACACATCTTTGTTGGCCACCCACAGTGCGGCATCCTGAAACGAACTCACATCATAGTCCACTCCTTTATAGGTGTTGGCAGGAATGGTGACCTTGGCAAAATATGGATATTCCTTGTAAAATCCGGAAGATACTGCATCCTTGTCCAGATCGACCATGTCAATGTCATTGGTCTGGGCCGCCATCATGACCGCGCCGGTGGGATATCCCACAAACAGCCAGAATGCATCCAGCTGGTTGTTGCCGAAAGCCTGGGCCGCATCGTTATACCCCATGGCATTTCTTTCAATTTTATCCCAGATCCCCATATGGGTGAAAAACAGCTCACAGTTGGCAAATGCACCGGATCCGGCATTACCCACACCCACTTTTTTGCCTTCCAGGTCTTTGACACTTTTAATCCCTGACCCGGCTTTGACCACCAGCTGGGCCGGAGCGCCATACAGGAATGCCACAGCCATGACGTTTTCATATTTTTTGGGGTCATTTTTCATCTTGCCGTTCCGGCCCTGATACACATGGCCGGAATAGACCACGCTCATCTGCTGACGGCCGGCATCGGTTTTTCTCAAATTTTCCACAGAACCGGCGGAAGACTGGGCCTGAACCCGGATATCAGACAGTTCTTTGATGGGGTCATACACCTGGATGGCATTGGCCACCACCTGAAAGGTTCCGCCGGCAGGACCGCCGCCGAACACGATTCTTTCCTTGGCCAGCGCAGTCTGGGAACATACCATGGAAACGACTGCAATCATTCCAATGAATAAAAGATGCCTTGCTTTCATACAATCCTCCTTGAATAATACGGGTTAAAAAAACGATCACATATTTTTTTATTCATACGACTCTATCAAGGGGAAAGTAAAGGATCAATTGGAAGATTTCTGATTATGCTGTAGTAATTTTTCTTACAATCTCAGGATATCAGACAGATCACGCGTGAACAGGGTAAGCCTCAGATTCCTGGAATGTATCAAAAGAAATCAGGCGAACACCTGATCAATGCGAGAAAAAAGATGAGAAAAGCGCTGCCCGTTTCGAGAATGGGTTTTGTAATAATTCAAACAGGTTTCAACGGTTGCCACTACCTGGTCATGGGAATGAAGGCCCGGCATTTCCATGGCCAGCCGGGGATGCCGGCCCAGCCGTCCCCCCAGCAAAATGCGGAATCCGGACTGAACCGGTTCAAGGGTTCGGCCCGGGCAGACATGAACACATTGGCCGCATCTCTGGCATAAATTCATATCAATGACCGGTGTTTTATTTCCATCTGATGTGTCTGTCAACCGAATCGCCCGGTCCGGACATTTTCGGACACAGGCGTTACAGCCGGTACATGCCGCATCTCCCACCCCCGGGACCACCGCACCGATGATACCGATATCTGCGATCTGGGGGCGGGAACAGGCATTGGGGCAATCACTGAGCACAATGCGTAATTCATGATGGGGCCGGATCTTCCCGTTGGTAGATGATTTTAGAAATCCCGGAATATCCGCCTGTGTCAACAAAAAGGTCAATTTCCTTGCCAGATCCGCTGTGGATAAAGCGACATGGGGACACCCTTTGCTGCCGAAACACACAGACACATCATACCCGGTCACCGGCTTTTTTTGGCCGGTCTTTGTCATGAAAGGATCTCGCCCCGGGCGCTGATCGTTACCTGTGAAAAAGGGATATCCATGCCGCTGTTTTCCAGTGCTTTCTGAATAATATGAGGCAGTCCGGAACAACAGGGGACTTCCATGATCACGGCGGTAATGCTTTTAATGCCGGATTTTTTAAACACATCCGTCAATTTATCCACATATCCCTGGGTATCGTCAAATTTGGGACACCCGATCATCACTGCTTTGCCTGCCAGAAAATCCCTGTGAAACGACGGATAAGCCACGGGCACACAATCGGCGGCAATCACCAGGTCCGCATCTTTCAAAAACGGCGCGCCGGCCGGTACCAGGCGAATCTGAACCGGCCAGTGTCCCAGAGCGGAAGGACCGCCGGAACCGGTCACCCGGGGCTGATTGGCACAGTCGCATGACGTGTCGGAAAAGGTTTTCAAGGCTGCGGACGGGCAGCCGCCGGTCATGGCCGGTTTTCTCTGACCTGTCGATTTTTCAGCCTGGGCCTGTTGTTTGAGCAGTTCATGAACCGCTGCCTCATCAAATTCTTCGGCTTCTCTTTCCACAATATGCAATGCATCCCGGGGACATTCGCCCAGACAGGCCCCTAATCCGTCACAATACTTGTCTGAAATGACACGCGCTTTGCCGTTCACAATCTGAATGGCGCCTTCTGCACAAGACGGCACACAATTGCCGCACCCATCACATTTTTCATCATCGATTTCAATTATTTTTCTAAGTACTTTCATGATTCTGTTCCTTTATAATTATGTATCGGTTATACGCTGTGGATTATCATCCTTTTTGAATCAAAATCTGGCGAGCCAGGTCTTTTCCCGCATCCGTCAGATAAATGCCATCGATTTTCCGGGCCAGGGTGTCTGCATCGATCTGCTCTTTTCCCCGGCAGTCTTCCATATTGGCCAGAATATCCGCATCATAGACCGTTTTAAAATTAATGGTTTCCGAATTTTTGGGATGATGATGGTGTGAAATGATGTCACACACCTCGGTGATCAGCTTTTCCTTGGCTCCCAGATCTTCCAGAATTTTTCCGGCCACGGGCGGACCTTCGATGTGCTGATATTTTGCTTCGGCGGACCCATATTTTTTTTCCGCATTTTTGATGCCGATATCATGGAGATACGCGGCACAAAGCACCACCGCCAAATTGGCTTTTTCTTTTTTACCAATTTTCTCCGCATACCGGGCCACCCGCCCGGCATGGCCGATCCGTTTGAAATCCGTACCAAAATACTGTTTCATCTTCACCGCCACCCGATCTTTCAACAGATCTTCCTGCTGGGCCACAAACTCTTCCGGTAATGTGCCCAGGCATTGTTCAGCATACTTGCAATATGCCGCACACCCGAAATCCATTTTCGGATTCACAATTTTCTTGTGGCAGTGACCGCATCGCCGGGTGGCATCATCCTTGAAAAATTCCATGGGATGTCCGCATTCCGGACATTGGGTTTCAAAAATCGCGTTCTGGTCCCAGTACTGGGTATCTTGTCCCGGACATTTCATACGCCACCTTCCTTCTTATTATTGATTTGTTTATCGATTCATTCATCCGGCAATCTGCTTTACAATCTGATGCAAACCTACTATAAAACGAAATGAAATACCTTGATCTGAATCAAGGGGATCATTTATTTTTGGCGATTTTTAAAAAAGTGTCAATGGCCGCGGATCGTTAATCAAAAATACAGGAGCTGTGACCGGTATCGATATTTTAAAGACCATTCCCCTTTTTTCCGGATTGTCCGATGATCAGTTGAAAATCCTATCCAGCATTGCCGTCCGACTGACTTTCAAACGTGGAGACATGATTTTTCACGACGGTGACAAAGGCGATGGCATCTATATTGTCGAAACCGGAAAAATAAAAGTCTTCAAGCTGTCTTTGGATGGCAAAGAACAGATTCTCCATATTTTCGGCCCGGGTCACACGTTCGGAGAAGTGCCGGTATTTCAGGGCAAGAGCTTTCCCGCTTCATCCATGACCCTGGAACCCTCGGATATTATTTTTTTACCCCGAGACCGGTTTGTTGAACTGATTACCACCACTCCGGCCCTGAGCATGAACATGCTGGCCGATCTTTCCAGACGGCTGCGGGCCTTTACCATCCAGATCGAAGCGCTGAGCCTCAAGGAGGTGCCGGCCCGGCTGGCTGCATACATATTGACATTATCCAAAGAACAGAAAAACCCTGTCCGGGTCCGTCTTCCCATCTCCAAAGCCCAGCTTTCCAACCTTATCGGCACCACACCGGAAACCATCTCCAGAATGCTCAAAAAAATGGGGGATACCGGTTTGATACTAGTGCAGACAAAGACCATCGACATTCTGGACAAAGAAGGCCTGATAGAACTGTCTGAATCCGGCCGGTTACAATAACCTGTTCCCCGGAAGTAAAAACCGTTTTTTTATACTGGACTAAAATTTATTGTCATGGCATAACTGAAAAATACAGATGTTTTGATTTCCGGGGCACGGGTCACTTGGGACTGAAAAACATCGTCACAAAAAAAATCACAGATACTGGACAAAACCGTTCAGAAAAATCATTGTCACATGTCCAACAATCTTGCCAAGGAGGAAACATGGGAAAGTTATTGAGAATCAACACCAAAGAAAAAACATTCAACTTTGAAGAGACACCGGATACCTATGCCGGCTTAGGCGGAAGAGCCCTGACATCCAAAATGATTCTGGATGAGGTCCCGGCCACCTGCCATCCGTTGGGAAAAAACAACAAACTCATCTTTGCTCCCGGGGTCCTGTCCGGATCTCCGGCCGCAGATTCCGGAAGGCTTTCCGCCGGCGCCAAATCGCCGTTAACCGGCGGAATCAAGGAAAGCAACGCCGGAGGACTTGTGTCCCAGAAACTGGCAAAACTGGGAATCACCGCCCTGGTTCTGGAAGACAAACCCGAAGGCAACGATTACAGCCTGATCAAAATTGACAAAGACGGTGTTTCCATTGAATCCGCAGACGATCTGGTCAAAAAAGGCAATTATGCGGTCATGGAAACCCTGTGGAACAAATACGGTAAAAACGTCGGCGTCTTAAGTATCGGCCAGGCCGGTGAACAATGCCTGAAAGGCGCGTCCATCAACCAGGCGGACATGAACGGCCGTCCCGGACGGGCACATGGCAGAGGGGGCTTAGGTGCGGTCATGGGATCCAAAAAAATCAAGGCCATCGTGGTGGATGATTCTGGTGCGCCCCGGGTGGAAATCAAGGATCCGGATGCGTTCAAGGCCGCCAACAAACGATGGGTGGAAATGCTGAGAAACCATCCGGTCACCGGTGAAGGCCTGCCGGCTCTGGGCACGGCCGTACTGGTGAATGTCATCAACGAAGCCGGGACCCTTCCCACCAAAAACTTCAGATCCGGCCGGTTCGACCATGCCCAGGCCATTTCCGGCGAAACCATGGCGGAAACCATTGAAAAACGCAACGGCATCACCACCGAAGCCTGTCATCCCGGATGTGTGATCAAATGCTCCAATGTCTATCACGGCAAAGACGGCAATTTCCTGACCTGCGGGTTTGAGTATGAAACCATCTGGGCCTTCGGTGCCCACACCACCATCCAGGATATGGATCAAATTGCCACTCTGGATAAAATGTGTGATGATTTCGGTTTAGACACCATTGAAACCGGGGTCACCATCGGTATTGCCATGGAAGGCGGGATGATTCCCTGGGGTGACGGCCAGGCCGCCATTGACCTGCTGTCCAAAGTGGGGGAATACGCACCCGAAGGCAAAATCATCGGAAACGGGGCCTTGTTCACCGGGGACGCTTTGGGCGTGGACCGGGTTCCGGTGGTGAAAAAACAGGCGTTGCCGGCCTATGATCC is a genomic window containing:
- a CDS encoding TRAP transporter permease, which codes for MYHKLNRFEKIFFDICAVTLVLFYAWAAVVQPMATQYHRGVYVIITYVLVFLLYKAKTTIGRILDYILIVLSVVCVGYWIIMFEAINYRTGAETPVDAVFAIVGVLIGIELARRVVGNVFVIMGVVFLVYGVYGYKAPDLISHAGAPFTELCVSIFYKSDGVFGIMASVLATYVILFVLFGAFLEKSGAQKFFIDWPLAAVGHRIGGPGKVSVIASGLFGSISGSAIANTVSTGMFTIPMMKKAGFRPHVAGAIEPAASIGGMFMPPIMGAGGFIMAELTGLPYSHIMLVAIFPAFMYFFSVFVMVHYEAKKDNVVGEKSKFSAMEIFKKQWFYIMPLVIITVFMLYGFSPAYSAILGLITCIAISWVRKETRIGPKRFVEAAREGTENSLKIGATVGVIGIIIGVLTFSGLILTFADIMIDLAGGSLLLTILLVALASLVLGMGVPVTAAYLVTAVVAVPALTHLGVNELAAHMIVYWLSQDSNITPPVCIAAFAGATIAKANMWKTAFTSFKFAKFLYLGPLLFGYVPGFSLDGSPMDIVKAFVAIIIGTYIYSWFLSGIWISSLKNLFSRKSAA
- a CDS encoding TAXI family TRAP transporter solute-binding subunit; protein product: MKARHLLFIGMIAVVSMVCSQTALAKERIVFGGGPAGGTFQVVANAIQVYDPIKELSDIRVQAQSSAGSVENLRKTDAGRQQMSVVYSGHVYQGRNGKMKNDPKKYENVMAVAFLYGAPAQLVVKAGSGIKSVKDLEGKKVGVGNAGSGAFANCELFFTHMGIWDKIERNAMGYNDAAQAFGNNQLDAFWLFVGYPTGAVMMAAQTNDIDMVDLDKDAVSSGFYKEYPYFAKVTIPANTYKGVDYDVSSFQDAALWVANKDVSADAVYEMLSLIYTDEGLAHMVSQKKTFKSMSIESGPTGVVTPFHPGAEKFWKEKGVL
- a CDS encoding 4Fe-4S binding protein codes for the protein MTKTGQKKPVTGYDVSVCFGSKGCPHVALSTADLARKLTFLLTQADIPGFLKSSTNGKIRPHHELRIVLSDCPNACSRPQIADIGIIGAVVPGVGDAACTGCNACVRKCPDRAIRLTDTSDGNKTPVIDMNLCQRCGQCVHVCPGRTLEPVQSGFRILLGGRLGRHPRLAMEMPGLHSHDQVVATVETCLNYYKTHSRNGQRFSHLFSRIDQVFA
- a CDS encoding ATP-binding protein, coding for MKVLRKIIEIDDEKCDGCGNCVPSCAEGAIQIVNGKARVISDKYCDGLGACLGECPRDALHIVEREAEEFDEAAVHELLKQQAQAEKSTGQRKPAMTGGCPSAALKTFSDTSCDCANQPRVTGSGGPSALGHWPVQIRLVPAGAPFLKDADLVIAADCVPVAYPSFHRDFLAGKAVMIGCPKFDDTQGYVDKLTDVFKKSGIKSITAVIMEVPCCSGLPHIIQKALENSGMDIPFSQVTISARGEILS
- a CDS encoding HD domain-containing protein; the protein is MKCPGQDTQYWDQNAIFETQCPECGHPMEFFKDDATRRCGHCHKKIVNPKMDFGCAAYCKYAEQCLGTLPEEFVAQQEDLLKDRVAVKMKQYFGTDFKRIGHAGRVARYAEKIGKKEKANLAVVLCAAYLHDIGIKNAEKKYGSAEAKYQHIEGPPVAGKILEDLGAKEKLITEVCDIISHHHHPKNSETINFKTVYDADILANMEDCRGKEQIDADTLARKIDGIYLTDAGKDLARQILIQKG
- a CDS encoding Crp/Fnr family transcriptional regulator, whose translation is MTGIDILKTIPLFSGLSDDQLKILSSIAVRLTFKRGDMIFHDGDKGDGIYIVETGKIKVFKLSLDGKEQILHIFGPGHTFGEVPVFQGKSFPASSMTLEPSDIIFLPRDRFVELITTTPALSMNMLADLSRRLRAFTIQIEALSLKEVPARLAAYILTLSKEQKNPVRVRLPISKAQLSNLIGTTPETISRMLKKMGDTGLILVQTKTIDILDKEGLIELSESGRLQ